The Mesorhizobium sp. M3A.F.Ca.ET.080.04.2.1 genome contains the following window.
GACTGCGGCCTCACAGGACGGAAGATCATCGTCGATTCCTACGGTGGGACCGGGCGTCACGGCGGCGGTGCCTTTTCGGGCAAGGACCCATCCAAGGTTGACCGCTCGGCGGCCTATGCCGCCCGGTATGTCGCGAAGAACATCGTTGCCAGCGGCCTTGCAGAGGTCTGCGAGGTTCAGCTTGCCTACGCGATCGGCGTGGCCAGTCCGGTTTCTGTCATGGTCAATACCTTCGGAACCGCAAGGATCGAGGAAAAAAGGATCGAGCGCCTTGTTCTCGAGGTTTTCAATCTCCGACCGAAAGGCATCATCAAGATGCTTGATCTCTTACGGCCGATATACCGCAAGACGGCGACATACGGACACTTCGGGCGTGAAGAGCCTGAGTTCACTTGGGAGAAGACGGACAAAGCTGACGATTTGCTGCGTGAAGCCGGACCGGCAGCTGCGTGAGGGCGGCTGGATCAAGCGCATGCGGCAACCCATTTCAACTCGCGAGACCACGCCCGGCCGGCGTGGCAAGAAGCCGGCTCGGGTTTTGGCGGAGATTTTGATGCCGGATTATGACGTGCTTTGCATCGGCAATGCCATTGTCGACATCATCGCCCAGTGCGACGAGGAATTCCTCGAGACCAACGGCATCATCAAGGGCGCGATGAACCTCATCGACACACAACGCGCCGAACTGCTCTACAGCCGCATGGGTCCGGCGATCGAAGCGTCCGGCGGCAGCGCCGGCAACACGGCGGCCGGCGTCGCCAGCTTTGGCGGCCGCGCGGCCTTCTTCGGCAAGGTCTCCAACGATGCGCTGGGCGAAATCTACGCCCACGACATCCATGCGCAGGGCGTCGCCTTCGGCACCACGCCGCTCAAGGGTGAGCCGCCGACGGCGCGCTCGATGATCTTCGTCACGCCCGACGGCGAGCGCTCGATGAACACCTATCTCGGCGCCTGCGTCGAGCTTGGCCCTGAGGATGTCGAAGCCGACAAGGCGTCCGGCGCCAAGGTCACCTATTTCGAAGGCTATCTGTGGGACCCGCCGCGCGCCAAGGAGGCAATCCGCCAGACGGCGAAGCTGGCGCACGCGGCAGGCCGAGAAGTGTCGATGACGCTATCGGATTCGTTCTGCGTCGACCGCTACCGCGACGAATTCCTCGACCTGATGCGCTCGGGCACGGTCGACATCGTCTTTGCCAACAGCCACGAGATCAAGTCGCTCTACCAGACATCGTCGTTCGACGAGGCGCTGGCCCAGATCCGCAAGGATTGCCGGATCGCCGCCGTCACCCGCTCGGAAAAAGGCTCGGTGATCGTGCGCGGCGACGAGACCGTGGTGATCAAGGCGACCGCCATCAAGGAACTGGTCGACACGACGGGCGCCGGCGATCTCTATGCCGCCGGCTTCCTGCATGGCTACACGCAAGGCCGCGACCTGCAGACTTGCGGCGACCTTGGCTCACTGGCAGCCGGATTGGTGATCCAGCAGATCGGCCCCAGGCCCCGTCAGAATTTGCGCCGCGAGGCCGAGCAGGCGGGGCTGACCATTCCGGACGTTCAAACGAGTTAGTGGCCTACCTTCCCGTTGTGCAGGCTATCTCGCCAGAAGCGCAATCACGGAATAGGGAAATCCTGATGTCGAACATGATGAAGGCGCTTGTGAAGGCCAAGGCCGAACCGGGCATCTGGATGGAAGAGGTGCCGGTGCCGGAAATCGGCCCCAACGACGTGCTGATCAAGATCAAGAAGACGGCGATCTGCGGCACCGACGTGCACATCTACAATTGGGACCAGTGGGCGCAGAAGACGGTGCCGGTGCCGATGGTGACGGGCCATGAATTCGTCGGCACCGTTGCCGATTTCGGCGCAGCGGTCACCGAATACAAGGTCGGCCAGCGTGTATTGGGCGAAGGCCACATCGTCTGCGGCCATTGCCGCAACTGTCGCGCCGGGCGAGGGCATCTGTGCCGCAACACACTCGGCGTCGGCGTCAACCGTCCAGGCGCCTTCGGCGAGTATCTGGCGATCCCGCAGCACAATGTCGTGCCGATCCCCGACGATGTGCCCGATGAGATTGCCGCGATCTTCGATCCCTTGGGCAATGCCGTCCACACCGCATTGTCCTTCGATCTGGTCGGCGAGGACGTGCTGGTGACTGGCGCCGGGCCGATCGGCATCATGGGCGCGCTCGTCGCCCAATGCGTCGGCGCGCGCAAAGTGGTCATCACTGACATCAACCCGGTGCGGCTGGCGCTAGCCAAGAAACTCGGCGTCCAGCATGTCGTCGACGCCTCGAAGGAGAAGCTGCGCGACGTCATGCCGGTGCTCGGCATGACCGAGGGGTTCGACGTCGGGCTCGAAATGTCAGGCGCCGCCCCCGCTTTCCGCGACATGATCGACACCATGAACAATGGCGGCAAGATCGCCATTCTGGGCATCGCGCCGACCGGCTTCGAGATCGACTGGAACAAGGTCATCTTCAAGATGCTGCATCTCAAAGGCATCTACGGCCGCGAGATGTTCGAAACCTGGTACAAGATGATCGCGCTTGTGCAGGGTCCGCTGGATGTCTCCGGCCTGATCACCCACCGCATCGGCATCGACGATTTTCAGATCGGTTTCGATGCGATGAAGAGCGGCAGTTCCGGCAAGGTGGTGATGGACTGGTAGGGATTGCCTTGGCCGCTATTCAGGAAAAGCTGACGACAGCACCTCTGGTCCGCCGGACATTTTCCAACTAGGGGAACATGGCTGGGTGGAGAGCTATGGCTCCGCTACGTGCGCTCGCTAATCATACACGGCGACGTATCGCGGCCCACCCGGTGACGGTCGATGGGGCAATTCGCTTCAGTCGATGACGGAAACCCGGTGAACCGATGCTGAGGCCCCGACGCGATCGTCTATTTCCTATGATCTGCGATTGAGGTCGAGGTGTTGCCGCTTTCAGCGGGTAAAATGCGATAGACGACTTCCGGTACCCTTCCGGTCAGCGAAAAGGAAGGCAACGAGCCGCATTGCCTCAAGCAAAATGTTACCAATAGTGTCCTGTTCCAAAGGGGATGGACAGGTCGTGCCATTCCGGTTCGGGGGAAGGATGGCGCGGCTCAGCATGGCGACACGGTGAAGCGGCGATCGTGGAGCTTTATTGCGGCGTTGACAAGCGGCGCATTCTGGATGAGTTCGAGGCGGTAACCGGCTATTATTCGCAAGCGCGCGATCCGTCTTATGAACCGTCGTGAGCAGAGGCCGTCTGCGGGCAAGAGCCGCAGCCGCTGTTACGGCAGCGATGTCCGCGACGCGCTCATCGTGTTGTGGGAGGATTCGGAGCGGCTGGGTCCGCATCGACGCTCGCGGCGGCCAGCGCCGCCGGGCAGGAATGAGTTCGCAGTTCGCCGCTCGGTGCCAGCCCGCACCTTCGGCGATTGGAAAGATCCGCCGCCCGGCTTTGTTGAGCGCATTCGGGCACGTCTTCGTCAGGGAGCTTCGTGCAGACGATGGTGCTGACCGGATTGCCGCCGGCTGGACCGATTGCATTCCGCTCCGCACGCGCGACAGCGGCAATGTGATCATGGCGATCAAGCAGGCCCGCTCCCGGTTTCGCTGACCCTGTGCTGCTGTTTGCCGGCATCCGCCCGCACAGGAAGAGCTTGTAAAAGCGGTCGGTGCGGAAATCGAGGAGCCGTTGGTCGTCGATCTTCAGCCTGAACGCGGTCGTTTGCTGGTGCCGCAAATCGGCTGTTGCATGTACATCCCTGTCAGACGTCAGTTTTCCTCGCCTATTTTGGTGTCGAGCGCGAAGTGCTCCAACCAGATTGCAAGGCTTTTTGGAAATGAGAGCGGCTTTGCGCAGGGCGCTCCGTTGTTGAGCATTCAAGCTACCAAGCCAATGACGCGCAGGTTCCACCAGGCTCGCCAGCCTTGAAGGACAGCGAAAAAAGCAGAGCACGACAGACACAACAGTGCATCAGGACGCCGCAGTCGTTGAAGATGGTGCGCTGCATCCATACCGTGGATGCATTCGATCCAAATAATCGATTTGTTCAATCAGTTTCTCGAAAGCTAACCCTACCCTCTGTGGGAATCGGGCTCTGAGCCGCGACGCTGCCTTGCGAGCGCAGGGGCTGCACGTAGGAGAGATGATGCAACGAGAAATCGCACGCGGGTTGCTGGCCTCGTGGGTTCGCCGACCGGCGTATTTGAGCCCGTCAGTTGGTCCTCACCCGCGCCTATTGCCACCGAGCGACTTGCATGTCCCTCCGACTCGGACCAGTTCCGAGAGCTGCGACGAGTTGCGCGCCGTGTGCTCCGATCAGATGGCCGCCGGTGACGCGTTCGATGGGCCGTCCCTCTTCGAGAGGAGATGAAATGCGAACGCTGCTCGTGGATCATCATGCGGATCTTGCGCGCGCCATGCGACTTGCGCTCGGGGATGGCGGCTTCGTCGTTGATGTCGTTGGTACTCTGGAACTGGCTTCGAGTGCATTTTCTTGCGCCAGCTATGAAATTCTCCTGCTGGAATTGGCTCTGCCAGATGGCGATGGCTTGGGTTGGCTGAGGCAGTTGAGGACCCACGGGCATTCAGTTCCTGCCGTCATTATGAGCAGCCTTAACGATCTCGATAAGCGAATTGCGATCTTCAACGGTGGTGCGGACGACTTTCTGCTCAAACCCATCTCTACCGATGAGCTTATTGCCAGAATGAGAGCCATTCTGCGCCGGGCGACACAGATGACCGACCTGAGGCTCGTATTTGGCAATCTCGACTTTGATCCGGTCGCCCGCCAGGTTTTCGTTGATGGGCACCCAATGATGATCGCACGTCGCGAACTCTGTATTCTAGAGCACCTGCTTAACCGGGCAGGCCGCATCGTGCCCCGTGCGCAATTGGAAGATCACCTCTATTCATTCAACGACGACGTGTCTGCCAACGCGCTTGAAGTCGGAATTTATCGTTTACGGGGACATCTGACCAGATCAGGTGCAACGCCACGGATCAAGACCATCCGAGGCATTGGTTACATCCTAGAATTGACTGACGCCTCGTCCGCATAGTTTGTCGAATCGAAAGAAGATCTATTTTGCTGATCCTTCAACATCCTTGCCATGCGCTCAATTGGCGGGCGATCGCCAACAAGGTTACAAGACCTGCAGTTCCCCGTTACCTGGGCCATCTCCTCTGCGCGCTTATTGTGACTTTCCCACTTGGTGTCGCGGCGCAAAACAAGCAGGACAAAGGCCCGCCGCATGCGGCTTCGAATAGCATCAACGCCACGCTGACCCTTTCCTCTTCGCTCGGGGAGACCGTTCATCTGCCCGCGCCAGCCACGACCATCTTTGTTGCTGACCCCACGATCGCGGATTTTCAGGCGCCATCGAGCAAAACAATCTTCGTCTTTGGCAAGAAATCGGGGCGGACCAGCCTATTCGCCTTGGATGGCAATGGCGAGCCTCTCGCCGAATTGCGTATCGTTGTCACGCAACCGATCGGGGATTTACGCGCCATGTTGCGGGAGCAGGTCGGCGACTATCCCATCCGCGTCAACTATACGCCGCGCGGCGCAATCCTTAGCGGGACGGCGCCCGACGCAGAGGTCGCCGACACCGCAAAAAGAGTCACTGAGCAATATCTGGGCGACGGAGCGCAAGTCGTCAACAACATCAAGGTCGCTGGATCCCTGCAAGTTAACCTCAGCGTGCGCGTAGCCGAAGTCTCACGCAGCGCCATGAAGTCACTCGGCGTCAACTTGTCCGCCTTCGGTCAAATCGGCAATTTCAAAGTGGGCGTTCTAAGCGGAAGCGCTGCAAGCGCTGGGTCTGGTTCAACCCAGGGTGGCGGTACAGCAGAAATCGGATTCGACAACGGTGCCGTCAACGTCAGCGCGGTTCTCGACGCGCTCGCCAAGGAGCATATAGCTTCCGTCCTGGCTGAGCCGAACCTCACCGCTATGTCGGGTGAAAAGGCCAGCTTTCTCGCGGGCGGCGAATTTCCCATTCCTGTCCTGCAGGAAAACAGGCAGGTATCGGTTGAATTCCGTCACTTCGGCGTCAGTCTGGAATTTGTGCCGACAGTTCTCAGCAACAATCAAATCAACATTCACGTAACGCCCGAAGTCAGTGAACTGTCGACGCAAGGTGCCGTGCAAATCAACGGAATTTCCGTGCCGGCAGTTTCCACGCGCCGAGCCGATACGGTCGTCGAACTCGCCAGCGGCCAGAGCTTCGCAATCGGCGGTCTAATCAGGCGGAACGTCAACAATGATGTCAGGGCCTTTCCCTGGCTCGGAGAACTGCCGATCCTGGGACCGCTTTTTCGCTCGACCTCGTTTCAAAAAGAGGAGTCAGAACTGGTCATTCTAGTTACGCCTTACATTGTAAGACCAGGCTCCAACCCAAACCAGATGAGCGCACCGACCGAGCGGGCGGCACCGGCTTTGAACGGAGGGGGCGCTCCGACGAATTCCGTGACAAGTCCCCCGCGAGACCGCGCTGCTATCCGTGCGGGCGCGCCAAGCGCCCAGGGCGGTCTCGGCTTCATCATCGAATAGTGTCATCCAAAGATGTTGCGTTTTATAATCCTCTTTGTCGCTCTGGCACCAAGCGTAAGTGGCTGCACAAGCACTACGCCAGTTGATGTCGAACCATCGGCACCAATGCTTGTCCGAGAGGAGACCACCGTCCTGACGTTGCAAAGCCTGCGCGCTTCCGAACGGCAGCGTTTGCGTGTTTTCCTAGACAAGGCCAGTCGCGGCCGGTTCGATGCCATCCACCTCCTCATCAGCGGTTCGCCCCAGCTCAGCGCAGGGGTAGCCCATCAGGCCAGGCAGTTGGCAATCGAAGAAGACAACATTCAATTGCGCGATCAACACGACGCCGGCTCAGTGCGAATTGAGGCGATTGTCTATCACGCCCGTCCGCCGGTCTGTCCCTCATATGGTGCCTTACCCAATGAAGAATCCTTCAAACAGCCGCTTGGTTGTTCGACAGGACATAACCTGGCCGTGATGGTCAACGATCCGCGCGATCTGCTCGACAATCAGGCCGTCAAGGCCGGCGATGGCGATCGTGCTTCTGTACCAGTTGCAACTTACAGAACATTCGGGACGGATAAAGGTGGCTGATACCGCCCTTATCTCGGCAGCACTCCTACCGGAGATTGAAAGCTTCCAATCGCGTCCTGATCTAAAATAAAAGGAACCGCTGGATGCAATATAGGCGCTATATCGAGGGCCTTAGGGCCGTTGCTGTACTTCCGGTCGTACTCTTTCATTTCGGAATTTCGGCGATCCCGGGTGGCTTTAGCGGGGTCGATATCTTCTTCGTCATCTCCGGCTACCTAACCAGCGGAAGCCTCCTGGATGACCTTGAACGCGGCCAATTTTCCATCGTCAACTTCTACTGGCGCCGTGCCCGGCGCATTCTGCCGGCGCTCGTCTTTGTGATGCTTCTCACCTGCATTGCAGCATTGTTCATTCTTCTGCCACCGGATCTGCGCGGATTCAGTCTTAGCATCATAGCTACCTCGACCTTCTGGTCGAACGTTTTCTTCTGGAAAACGTCAAGTTACTTCTCTATCGATGCCGCGCTTCTACCACTGTTGCACACTTGGCCGCTTTCCGTAGCGGAGCAGTACTACATCTTCGCACCAATCCTGATGTTCCTAATCTATCGCTACATCGGGAAGCGCTGGCTGACGACACTTCTTCCGATAATTCTCTGCAGCTTCGTAGTGGCGGTGATGGCGACATCGCTGGCACCCACCGCCGGATTCTATCTGCTGCCGACCCGAATCTGGGAACTCATGTTGGGCGCCCTGCTCATGCTCAAATGCCCCTCGCCGCTGGGCAACCGATTCCTGATGGAGTCGGTGGGGGTGGCCGGATTTGGCCTTCTCGCCATCGGGTTCTTCGCGATTTCGGCGAGTGATCCGTTCCCAGGCTACAACGCCTTGTATCCATGCATCGGAACGGCCCTTCTGATCTATGTTGGCCAAAATACCCCCTCGACGGTCGCCACCCGCATGCTCGAAGTCCGGCCGCTGGTCTGGATTGGGCTCATCTCGTATTCGTTGTATCTTGTTCACTGGCCTCTCAATGCGTTCGCGCACTATCTTTCGTTCCAAAAACTCGATCCGTTGATGACCGGTGCGATGTTGGTGGCAAGCCTCGCATTGGCTGCATTCTCCTGGAAGTTTGTAGAGCAGCCGTTTCGACAGAAGAGGGCCTTCACCTCCCCGGGGCCTATCTTCGCCTTTTCAGCGCTCGCGATCGTTGTCCTTTGTGCCGGCGGAGCGGCGGGGGCGCTCGGCAATGGCTTTCCGCAACGGTTTCCGGACTATGTCCAGCGGCGCATTTCCGTCGGGGACTGGAGGAATGGCATCTGTTTCAACGAGGGCACCAGCCGGATCGAAAGCTGGAATATGGAGGATTGCACGCGCACCAGCGGTTTTCCAACAACGGTTTTTTTGTGGGGCGACTCCTTCGCCGCGCACTATGTTTCCGGCTTGGGTGCTAACATAAATCGATTGCAGGCGAACATCGTTGAATATACGTACGCCAGCTGCGCGCCGATACTCTATTACTACCCTTACGATCGTCTTGATTGTGTCCGGTTCAATCGCAAGGCCTTGGACGTCATCTTGGAAGCGGACATCAAGACGGTTATCCTCAGCGGTAGATGGAGTGACTATGAGGTCAGAGGTTTCGACGGTCTTCAGCAAACAATCGCTACGCTTCGTGCCCTGGGCGTGCGCGTGTTTGTCATCGGCCAGTCTCCGCAGTTCCCAACTGACGTCCGGAAAATTGCGTTCTTCGCCAAGCGCCAAAATCTGGACGATACGTCCTGGCCGATCGCGATGGACCCCGACATCAACGAACGTGTGCGCTCATTTACCAAAGGCGCCACATTCATCGATCCGCTGAAATTCCTGTGCAGCGCAGGACGCTGCGCCTATTCCGATAGAGGAGAGTTTTTATATTTCGACTATGGTCATTTCTCTTCAGCCGGCGCCACACTGGCAATCTCGAAATACTGGCCGGCTTTTGGCAAGGACAATGCTCTTCCTAAGACGAAGTAGCGGCTCAGCGGCTGACAAGCACCAGTACGGGTCCCAGTGATAGCTCCTGCTTCCGCAGCAGCCGCGACGATGGAGCTGTTCAGGTTTAAGGCCCCCGATAGTGACCTAGGATGGGTGCTGCCACGCGGCTCGGACTCAGCGTGCATTATCACGTAAATGTTGAGAGAATGAATGGCGCCGCGAAGGGCAATTCCAGCCGTCCAAAGCGACAGGCGTGTCGCGGCCTCGACATTGCAGTGGCGCTTACCTAACACGGCCTCACACTGCCCTCTAAGCGGCCCCGAATTTGAACTGACGGCCCCTGGCCGGTTCATCGGGCAGGTCAAGGGCTAGGTGTAGTACACAGGGCTCATAACTTTCAGTTTCTAGTTGGTACGATGGGCCGTGGACGGTCGATGCAGACTTCAAGATGGCGAACGAAGCTCTCCATGCGTGCGTTGTCGAGGCAAGTGCCTTTGCCATGCTCGCGACTGGAGAGATTTCAAAATGAGCCTTGTAAGCGGAGAATGCCGCCGACGCTGTTCGGCTTGCTCGTGCCCTTGACGGCGGTAGGCTCGGCAGGGCCGAGGCCAGAGTTGCCGTAGTGGTCGTAATCGACCTCGGCTGTGACCGT
Protein-coding sequences here:
- a CDS encoding CpaD family pilus assembly lipoprotein; this translates as MLRFIILFVALAPSVSGCTSTTPVDVEPSAPMLVREETTVLTLQSLRASERQRLRVFLDKASRGRFDAIHLLISGSPQLSAGVAHQARQLAIEEDNIQLRDQHDAGSVRIEAIVYHARPPVCPSYGALPNEESFKQPLGCSTGHNLAVMVNDPRDLLDNQAVKAGDGDRASVPVATYRTFGTDKGG
- the tdh gene encoding L-threonine 3-dehydrogenase, translated to MSNMMKALVKAKAEPGIWMEEVPVPEIGPNDVLIKIKKTAICGTDVHIYNWDQWAQKTVPVPMVTGHEFVGTVADFGAAVTEYKVGQRVLGEGHIVCGHCRNCRAGRGHLCRNTLGVGVNRPGAFGEYLAIPQHNVVPIPDDVPDEIAAIFDPLGNAVHTALSFDLVGEDVLVTGAGPIGIMGALVAQCVGARKVVITDINPVRLALAKKLGVQHVVDASKEKLRDVMPVLGMTEGFDVGLEMSGAAPAFRDMIDTMNNGGKIAILGIAPTGFEIDWNKVIFKMLHLKGIYGREMFETWYKMIALVQGPLDVSGLITHRIGIDDFQIGFDAMKSGSSGKVVMDW
- a CDS encoding acyltransferase family protein — its product is MQYRRYIEGLRAVAVLPVVLFHFGISAIPGGFSGVDIFFVISGYLTSGSLLDDLERGQFSIVNFYWRRARRILPALVFVMLLTCIAALFILLPPDLRGFSLSIIATSTFWSNVFFWKTSSYFSIDAALLPLLHTWPLSVAEQYYIFAPILMFLIYRYIGKRWLTTLLPIILCSFVVAVMATSLAPTAGFYLLPTRIWELMLGALLMLKCPSPLGNRFLMESVGVAGFGLLAIGFFAISASDPFPGYNALYPCIGTALLIYVGQNTPSTVATRMLEVRPLVWIGLISYSLYLVHWPLNAFAHYLSFQKLDPLMTGAMLVASLALAAFSWKFVEQPFRQKRAFTSPGPIFAFSALAIVVLCAGGAAGALGNGFPQRFPDYVQRRISVGDWRNGICFNEGTSRIESWNMEDCTRTSGFPTTVFLWGDSFAAHYVSGLGANINRLQANIVEYTYASCAPILYYYPYDRLDCVRFNRKALDVILEADIKTVILSGRWSDYEVRGFDGLQQTIATLRALGVRVFVIGQSPQFPTDVRKIAFFAKRQNLDDTSWPIAMDPDINERVRSFTKGATFIDPLKFLCSAGRCAYSDRGEFLYFDYGHFSSAGATLAISKYWPAFGKDNALPKTK
- a CDS encoding adenosine kinase, which produces MPDYDVLCIGNAIVDIIAQCDEEFLETNGIIKGAMNLIDTQRAELLYSRMGPAIEASGGSAGNTAAGVASFGGRAAFFGKVSNDALGEIYAHDIHAQGVAFGTTPLKGEPPTARSMIFVTPDGERSMNTYLGACVELGPEDVEADKASGAKVTYFEGYLWDPPRAKEAIRQTAKLAHAAGREVSMTLSDSFCVDRYRDEFLDLMRSGTVDIVFANSHEIKSLYQTSSFDEALAQIRKDCRIAAVTRSEKGSVIVRGDETVVIKATAIKELVDTTGAGDLYAAGFLHGYTQGRDLQTCGDLGSLAAGLVIQQIGPRPRQNLRREAEQAGLTIPDVQTS
- a CDS encoding type II and III secretion system protein family protein, giving the protein MANKVTRPAVPRYLGHLLCALIVTFPLGVAAQNKQDKGPPHAASNSINATLTLSSSLGETVHLPAPATTIFVADPTIADFQAPSSKTIFVFGKKSGRTSLFALDGNGEPLAELRIVVTQPIGDLRAMLREQVGDYPIRVNYTPRGAILSGTAPDAEVADTAKRVTEQYLGDGAQVVNNIKVAGSLQVNLSVRVAEVSRSAMKSLGVNLSAFGQIGNFKVGVLSGSAASAGSGSTQGGGTAEIGFDNGAVNVSAVLDALAKEHIASVLAEPNLTAMSGEKASFLAGGEFPIPVLQENRQVSVEFRHFGVSLEFVPTVLSNNQINIHVTPEVSELSTQGAVQINGISVPAVSTRRADTVVELASGQSFAIGGLIRRNVNNDVRAFPWLGELPILGPLFRSTSFQKEESELVILVTPYIVRPGSNPNQMSAPTERAAPALNGGGAPTNSVTSPPRDRAAIRAGAPSAQGGLGFIIE
- a CDS encoding response regulator transcription factor produces the protein MRTLLVDHHADLARAMRLALGDGGFVVDVVGTLELASSAFSCASYEILLLELALPDGDGLGWLRQLRTHGHSVPAVIMSSLNDLDKRIAIFNGGADDFLLKPISTDELIARMRAILRRATQMTDLRLVFGNLDFDPVARQVFVDGHPMMIARRELCILEHLLNRAGRIVPRAQLEDHLYSFNDDVSANALEVGIYRLRGHLTRSGATPRIKTIRGIGYILELTDASSA